The proteins below are encoded in one region of Helicoverpa zea isolate HzStark_Cry1AcR chromosome 21, ilHelZeax1.1, whole genome shotgun sequence:
- the LOC124640928 gene encoding protein ALP1-like yields MDALLISLLLLIILKRRKRRRIQNHRRPIHRRHWVHPILTSRNKNGQHKLLFEELKCYPDKFFKYFRMSVNSFNELLSVLHDDLKHQDTRMRKSISPTERLAITLRYLATGCSFGDFELVYRCGASTARLIVKETCKLIYASLQDICVPQPTEEMWSKIAKGFEEYANFPNCCGAIDGKHIRIIKPQDSGSLYYNYKHYFSIVLLAICDVNYKFTFIDVGSYGKASDSTIYKESKLFKKLEDQSLNLPAPKAISSSSGPVNYCFVGDEAFGLAEHMLRPYSGKHLNIEKRIFNYRLSRARRHIECAFGILVNKWRILHRPLNVSIDFAEDIVKACCILHNFVRQRDGFNFHHTLTVPGLHDIDNAHVQSRRSLNTRDILKDYFISNEGAVPWQNNKI; encoded by the exons ATGGACGCACTCTTGATTTCGCTATTGTTGCTTATTATTCTAAAACGTAGAAAACGGCGCCGAATTCAGAACCATCGACGACCAATTCATCGGCGTCACTGGGTACATCCAATTCTGACATCACGCAATAAAAATGGACAGCACAAATTGCTGTTCGAAGAGTTAAAATGTTATCCAGATAAGTTCTTCAAGTATTTTAGAATGAGCGTGAACTCATTCAATGAATTACTTAGCGTTTTGCACGATGACCTCAAACATCAAGATACACGCATGAGAAAAAGCATCTCTCCAACAGAAAGGCTGGCTATAACTTTAAG GTACCTTGCTACTGGTTGTTCATTTGGTGATTTTGAATTAGTATATCGATGTGGTGCGTCAACTGCGAGATTGATTGTAAAAGAAACATGTAAATTGATCTATGCATCACTTCAAGATATCTGCGTACCACAACCAACTGAAGAGATGTGGAGTAAAATAGCTAAGGGGTTTGAAGAATATGCTAACTTTCCAAATTGCTGTGGTGCAATTGATGGAAAACATATAAGGATTATTAAGCCTCAAGATAGCGGAtccttatattataattataaacactATTTTTCCATCGTACTTCTAGCTATCTGTGACGTGAATTATAAGTTCACATTTATTGATGTCGGCTCTTATGGGAAAGCTTCAGATTCGACTATCTACAAAGAAtcgaaattattcaaaaaattgGAAGACCAATCCCTGAATTTACCTGCACCAAAAGCAATTTCTAGTAGTTCTGGTCCTGTAAACTACTGTTTTGTTGGTGATGAAGCTTTTGGTCTTGCAGAACACATGTTGAGACCTTATTCAGGAAAACACTTGAATATTGAAAAAAGAATTTTCAACTATAGGCTTTCTCGAGCCAGGCGTCATATCGAGTGTGCCTTTGGGATATTAGTGAATAAGTGGAGAATACTACATCGACCATTGAATGTGTCAATAGATTTCGCCGAAGACATCGTGAAGGCCTGTTGTATACTACACAACTTTGTTCGTCAGAGAGATGGATTTAATTTCCATCATACATTGACTGTACCAGGACTTCACGATATCGATAACGCCCACGTGCAATCTCGTCGTTCATTAAACACCAGAGATATattgaaagattattttattagcaacGAGGGAGCTGTACCttggcaaaataataaaatataa
- the LOC124640929 gene encoding uncharacterized protein LOC124640929, with amino-acid sequence MMSTDPIPHFDVDAFISDVEERPAIWDLKSDLYSDRGKKTEAWEELCLKFIPNFSEKNVAEKNKAASQLQRKWKSLRDCFKREHSKQMSVKSGSASSSRKPYIYYQQLSFLKNLADTRRDPSPLPNEVHDATERKRPKKNKTNNEDIQAETDILVSISEQLQSRHSNKHEEDADHNFALSLVPHFKQIPNEFKLDAQTDVLMVLKKYKQYMRTSQNQQHGYFTSSFQEPRSYHTMQPSTSGYQPTPRPSALGYQSASRPPSMGYQSNFEHDFSVSSPSASDNTMNSVLSDDINEHLFDN; translated from the exons ATGATGTCCACGGATCCGATTCCTCATTTTGATGTAGACGCTTTTATTTCCGATGTCGAAGAGCGACCCGCTATTTGGGATTTAAAGTCAGATTTGTATAGCGACAGGGGTAAGAAAACTGAAGCTTGGGAGGAATTGTGCCTAAAATTTATTCCAAATTTTAGTGAAAAAAATGTAGCGGAAAAAAACAAAGCAG cATCCCAGTTGCAGCGAAAATGGAAAAGCCTTCGTGACTGTTTCAAAAGAGAACACTCTAAACAAATGAGCGTTAAAAGTGGATCTGCATCATCGAGTCGCAAGCCGTATATATATTATCAACAACTatcttttttaaaaaacttgGCTGACACACGACGTGATCCCAGCCCATTACCGAACGAGGTACACGATGCGACTGAGAGAAAAAGGCCAAAAAAGAACAAGACAAATAATGAAGACATTCAAGCAGAAACTGATATacttgttagtatttcagaacaaTTACAATCTCGTCATTCTAACAAGCATGAAGAAGACGCTGACCATAACTTTGCTTTGTCCTTGGTCCCGCACTTTAAACAAATACCCAATGAATTTAAATTGGATGCTCAAACCGATGTATTGAtggtactaaaaaaatataaacagtatATGCGAACATCACAGAATCAACAACATGGATATTTCACATCATCATTTCAGGAACCACGCTCATACCATACTATGCAACCATCTACTTCGGGTTATCAACCGACTCCGCGTCCATCTGCTTTGGGATATCAATCGGCTTCGCGTCCACCTTCTATGGGATATCAATCAAATTTTGAGCATGACTTTTCCGTTAGCTCGCCATCTGCATCTGATAATACTATGAATTCTGTTTTGTCAGATGATATAAATGAACATCTTTTTGACAACTGA
- the LOC124640775 gene encoding protein ANTAGONIST OF LIKE HETEROCHROMATIN PROTEIN 1-like, which yields MMIIFLLQKQHEYFFMELTSEDAAEFSNFCRMSPSDFKFLLHKITFMIEKQQTRLRMPIPAKIRLAITLRYLATGDSYKSLHYLFKVSTPAISLIIPEVCKAINSVLKDQIKLPQTPAEWLIIEEGFRRKFPRCVGAIDGKHIVIKCPPHSGSQYYNYKHTYSIVLMALVDSEYRFIFADIGAQGRISDGGIFQNCLLWQKIDAGTINLPPDAPLPGREIDVPYVFLGDGAFALHKHIMKPFPGNYNFNTMERTFNHKLSSSRVIVENVFGILTTVFRIFRKPIEIDIENVPTVTMTCILLHNFLKNSKTSSNIYAPPGTFDSVVDGVNIDGSWRQNQTNPDNLAIRPIADVPRRSSRNVCEIRTEFAHYFHNLNTENN from the exons atgatgattatatttttgttacagaaacagcatgaatatttttttatggagtTGACTTCCGAAGATGCTGCCGAGTTTTCTAACTTTTGCAGAATGTCACCTTCTGATTTTAAATTCTTGttacataaaattacatttatgatTGAAAAACAGCAAACGAGACTGCGAATGCCCATACCAGCAAAAATACGTTTGGCAATAACATTACGATATTTAGCAACGGGGGATAGTTACAAAAGTCTCCACTACTTATTCAAGGTTTCTACACCAGCCATTTCGTTAATTATTCCTGAAGTATGCAAAGCTATCAACTCTGTTCTCAAGGATCAAATTAAG ttacCACAAACACCAGCGGAATGGTTAATTATAGAAGAAGGATTTAGAAGGAAATTTCCTCGATGTGTCGGAGCTATAGATGGGAAGcatattgtaattaaatgtcCTCCACACAGTGGCTCACAATATTACAACTATAAGCATACATATAGCATCGTACTAATGGCTCTAGTTGACAGTGAATACCGTTTTATTTTTGCTGATATTGGTGCCCAGGGACGTATTAGTGATGGAGGAATTTTTCAAAACTGTTTACTCTGGCAAAAAATTGACGCAGGCACTATTAATTTGCCACCAGACGCGCCCTTACCCGGAAGAGAAATTGATgtaccctatgtatttcttggTGATGGAGCTTTTGCTTTACATAAACATATAATGAAACCCTTTCCtggtaattataattttaacacAATGGAACGCACTTTTAATCACAAACTTTCGAGTTCTCGTGTCATTGTAGAAAATGTCTTCGGtattttaacaactgtttttcGAATATTTAGAAAACCAATCGAGATCGATATAGAGAATGTACCAACAGTAACAATGAcctgtattttattacataattttttaaaaaacaGTAAAACCTCTAGTAATATTTACGCTCCTCCGGGAACTTTTGATTCCGTAGTAGACGGAGTAAATATTGATGGCTCTTGGAGACAAAATCAAACCAACCCAGATAATTTAGCTATTAGGCCAATAGCGGATGTACCAAGACGCTCATCTAGAAACGTTTGTGAAATTCGAACTGAATTTGcgcattattttcataatttgaatacagaaaataactaa
- the LOC124640668 gene encoding uncharacterized protein LOC124640668, whose protein sequence is MAYFMEQLQGISNHKSMFNCNLSTIELLSEKRSGLHSTFSIKCKMCGAEFTLESSKKTENKMDVNEEIVAGIMTIGAGVTQLNTVLCHVNMPPMSVRLYQAKHDIISRWWKKAAQHYMIEAGKEEKDNALAIGSVNTDGLAMIPVSGDACWSKRSYGTNYSASSGVGAIVGMHSKKVLYYGVKNKFCNICARAENKGALPRKHACFKNFQGPSTAIEAVVITEGFKKSIGMHGLIYHQFIADGDSSTYASIRNARPYDNITVGKIECKNHLLRNYCKGLLAICSNTSFHIRGRKILKENYLRIRWGIDSSVKYWSNKNVAFEEKARGIKNDIINGPYHIFGDHSNCATYFCSDDVKKRNVNNMVPELTAYGVFQKVEDLAQRLSLHSCSFVYNETNNAVESFNARVAKFIGGKRVNFTQRGSYLARCAAAVVSYNTGVLQSAVHKYIFGTDANPEIVRLEKLRQNLNQKRHNRKIKKKKNPKPSASKDAYYGESCQKVDMNEEEFEEAKNKFLNALELSETEKVNLERDTVLQSGSTLWLETRRKLLTASWFAAVCKRRITTECGPLIKQILYQKDLSNIPSIKHGRSNEATAIRELAAILNMPIEKCGLFIDREFPFLGATPDGKCEIGIIEIKCPSSAYGLEPDDAIKLKKVDFWLPSDNLFTVNKKHKWYYQIQGQLRITRQDTCVFAIWTGPGKVKYEYIQRDEQFWKEKMEINLISFYQNCLLPELIDPRMSRNMKLRVHSSHLKKNILGLKNL, encoded by the coding sequence ATGGCTTATTTTATGGAGCAATTACAAGGAATCAGCAATCATAAGTCTATGTTTAATTGTAATTTGAGTACAATTGAACTATTGAGTGAAAAAAGGTCTGGGCTTCACTCGACCTTTTCAATTAAATGCAAAATGTGTGGTGCTGAATTCACGTTAGAATCAtccaaaaaaactgaaaataaaatggaCGTGAATGAAGAAATTGTCGCTGGTATAATGACGATTGGTGCTGGGGTTACACAGCTTAATACTGTTTTGTGTCATGTAAATATGCCACCAATGTCAGTACGATTGTACCAAGCTAAGCATGACATAATAAGTCGGTGGTGGAAAAAGGCTGCGCAGCACTACATGATCGAGGCGGGTAAAGAGGAGAAAGACAATGCTTTAGCTATTGGAAGTGTAAATACAGATGGGTTAGCTATGATACCTGTATCGGGTGATGCATGTTGGTCCAAGCGCTCTTATGGAACCAATTACAGTGCTTCCTCCGGTGTTGGTGCAATCGTAGGCATGCActcaaaaaaagtattatattatggtgtcaaaaataaattctgcAATATCTGTGCACGAGCAGAAAATAAAGGGGCATTACCTAGGAAACATGcttgttttaaaaattttcaAGGTCCTTCTACCGCTATAGAAGCAGTTGTAATAACAGAGGGCTTCAAAAAGTCCATTGGTATGCATGGACTTATCTACCACCAGTTTATAGCAGATGGTGATTCAAGCACTTATGCTAGCATTAGGAACGCAAGGCCTTATGATAACATAACTGTGGGTAAAATCGAATGTAAAAATCATTTACTAAGAAATTACTGCAAAGGCCTGCTAGCAATTTGTAGTAATACTTCTTTCCACATAAGGGGCCGAAAGATtctgaaagaaaattatttgcGTATACGTTGGGGCATTGATAGTAGCGTCAAATATTGGTCCAATAAAAACGTTGCTTTCGAAGAAAAGGCAAGAGGTATCAAAAATGATATAATAAATGGTCCCTATCATATATTTGGTGATCACTCCAACTGCGCAACTTATTTTTGTAGTGATGACGTCAAAAAACGCAACGTGAATAATATGGTGCCAGAACTGACAGCTTACGGGGTCTTTCAAAAAGTTGAAGATTTGGCCCAACGTCTTTCACTGCATTCCTGTAGTTTTGTTTACAATGAAACAAATAATGCAGTGGAAAGTTTTAATGCACGAGTTGCAAAATTTATAGGAGGCAAAAGAGTGAACTTTACCCAGCGGGGGTCCTATCTTGCTCGTTGTGCTGCAGCCGTGGTGTCCTATAACACGGGTGTCCTTCAGTCGGCAgtacacaaatatatttttggcacAGATGCCAATCCCGAAATTGTTCGGCTAGAAAAATTACGCcaaaatttaaatcaaaaaaGGCACAacagaaaaattaaaaagaaaaagaatccAAAGCCATCTGCATCTAAAGATGCCTATTATGGTGAAAGTTGCCAAAAGGTGGACATGAACGAGGAAGAATTTGAAGaggccaaaaataaatttttaaatgCATTAGAACTTTCGGAGACTGAAAAGGTAAATTTAGAAAGGGACACAGTTTTGCAGAGTGGCAGTACATTATGGCTAGAAACTAGAAGGAAACTGCTGACAGCGTCGTGGTTCGCAGCAGTCTGTAAACGTCGCATAACCACTGAGTGTGGACcactaataaaacaaatattgtatCAGAAAGACTTAAGCAATATCCCGTCAATAAAACATGGCAGAAGCAATGAAGCGACTGCCATCCGCGAACTTGCAGCGATCTTGAATATGCCCATTGAAAAGTGCGGGTTGTTCATAGACCGAGAATTTCCCTTTCTTGGAGCAACCCCCGACGGAAAGTGTGAGATTggaataatagaaataaaatgtccATCTTCGGCATATGGTTTGGAGCCAGACGATGCCATTAAACTCAAAAAAGTTGATTTTTGGTTGCCTAGTGATAATTTATTTACggtaaacaaaaaacataaatggTATTACCAAATACAAGGACAGCTACGCATTACTAGGCAAGACACTTGCGTGTTTGCTATTTGGACGGGCCCTGGCAAAGTCAAATATGAGTACATACAAAGAGATGAACAATTTTGGAAGGAAAAAATGGAGAtaaatttaattagtttttaccAAAATTGTCTTCTTCCAGAATTGATTGACCCAAGAATGTCACGGAATATGAAGCTGAGGGTACATTCCtcgcacttaaaaaaaaatattctagggCTGAAAAatttgtga